A genomic window from Chelonia mydas isolate rCheMyd1 chromosome 16, rCheMyd1.pri.v2, whole genome shotgun sequence includes:
- the RPL35 gene encoding 60S ribosomal protein L35, which yields MAKIKARDLRGKKKEELLKQLDDLKVELSQLRVAKVTGGAASKLSKIRVVRKSIARVLTVINQTQKENLRKFYKGKKYKPLDLRPKKTRAMRRRLNKYEESLKTKKQQRKERLYPVRKFAVKA from the exons ATG GCTAAGATCAAGGCCCGTGACCTGCGagggaagaagaaggaggagCTGCTGAAGCAACTGGATGACCTGAAGGTGGAGCTGTCCCAGCTGCGGGTGGCCAAGGTGACGGGCGGAGCCGCCTCCAAGCTGTCCAAGAT CCGGGTTGTCCGCAAATCCATTGCCAGAGTGCTGACTGTCATCAACCAGACCCAGAAAGAGAACCTGAGGAAATTTTACAAA GGCAAAAAGTACAAGCCTCTTGACCTACGGCCGAAGAAGACTCGCGCCATGCGCCGCAGATTAAATAAGTACGAAGAAAGTTTGAAGACCAAAAAACAGCAGCGAAAAGAGCGCCTGTACCCTGTCCGGAAGTTTGCTGTTAAGGCATAA